A genomic stretch from Neodiprion fabricii isolate iyNeoFabr1 chromosome 3, iyNeoFabr1.1, whole genome shotgun sequence includes:
- the LOC124177341 gene encoding innexin inx2: protein MFDVFGSVKGLLKLDSVCIDNNVFRLHYKATVIILIAFSLLVTSRQYIGDPIDCIVDDIPLNVMDTYCWIYSTFTLPNLAGEVGKDIVQPGVGPHTEKDPTKYHKYYQWVCFTLFFQAILFYVPRYLWKSWEGGRIKMLVLDLNCPVVNDECKSDRKKLLVDYFTSNMHTQNFYAFRFFLCEILNFVNVVGQIYFMDFFLDGEFTTYGAEVVGMTEMEPEDRIDPMSRIFPKVTKCTFHKYGPSGSVQKFDGLCVLPLNIVNEKIYVFLWFWFIILAILSGLSLAYRAAVVAGPKLRLILLRARARLSPQTQIETIARKCQIGDWFVLYQLGKNIDPLIYKELVADLADKLDGKDPV, encoded by the coding sequence ATGTTTGACGTTTTCGGATCCGTGAAGGGCTTGCTCAAGCTCGACTCGGTATGCATCGACAACAACGTATTCCGTCTCCACTACAAGGCTACCGTGATTATTCTAATCGCCTTTAGCCTACTCGTCACCTCGCGACAGTACATCGGGGATCCGATCGACTGCATTGTCGACGACATCCCGTTGAACGTCATGGACACGTATTGTTGGATCTACTCGACGTTCACTTTGCCGAACCTCGCTGGTGAGGTCGGTAAAGACATCGTGCAGCCGGGAGTCGGGCCTCACACGGAAAAAGACCCGACCAAGTATCACAAGTATTATCAATGGGTATGCTTCACGCTCTTCTTCCAAGCCATACTATTCTACGTGCCGCGTTACCTCTGGAAGTCCTGGGAGGGCGGCCGCATCAAGATGTTGGTCCTCGACCTTAACTGTCCCGTAGTAAACGACGAGTGTAAGTCGGATCGCAAGAAACTCCTCGTCGACTACTTCACGTCGAACATGCACACGCAGAACTTCTACGCGTTCAGATTTTTCCTATGCGAGATATTGAACTTCGTGAACGTAGTCGGTCAGATATATTTCATGGACTTCTTTTTGGACGGGGAGTTTACCACCTACGGCGCCGAGGTCGTCGGCATGACGGAAATGGAACCGGAGGATAGAATCGATCCGATGTCCCGGATCTTTCCCAAGGTGACCAAGTGCACCTTCCATAAATACGGTCCCTCCGGAAGCGTGCAGAAGTTCGACGGACTCTGCGTTCTGCCGCTGAACATCGTGAACGAGAAGATCTACGTCTTCCTCTGGTTCTGGTTTATCATCCTGGCGATCCTTAGCGGGCTCAGCCTCGCCTACCGCGCTGCCGTCGTCGCCGGGCCAAAGCTGCGTTTGATTCTCCTTCGCGCCCGAGCTCGCCTATCGCCGCAGACGCAGATCGAGACCATCGCCCGGAAGTGTCAAATCGGCGACTGGTTCGTCCTTTACCAGCTCGGGAAGAACATCGATCCTTTGATATACAAGGAGCTCGTTGCCGACCTCGCCGACAAGCTTGACGGCAAGGACCCCGTCTAA
- the LOC124177338 gene encoding innexin inx7-like, with protein sequence MATVLATFSVLKDHVKLKVTQDAVSIDNLVFKLHYRATFLALLAASLLVCSRQFIGEHIRCIADLAIPPHVIDTYCFFTSTFTVVKHMDLDAVNEGILPHPGVGPVTDEDPVVHHAYYQWVPFILFFQAIFFYLPHYIWRSKEGGRLKALVAGLKLTSLSLRDEAITVNDTLTIPSRLDTEQKLQTIRTAFLNRLHVNRPWAYYLGMCEVLNFINVLGQIYATDVFLGGAFLGLGHGVAKDKFDDEIDVLDIVFPKVTKCDFRKYGPSGTIQRHDALCVMALNVVNEKIYIFLWFWLVILAIITGLGLLWRILTMLLHARSKKFNQMVFTMACPGRNNPWNVLTVTREYNFSDWLFLYYIAKNIDNHVFKGLFEKLAEDLQERRGEGYEKPLPPIPEEDKEEGQLLPTYEYQRKQA encoded by the exons ATGGCTACCGTTTTGGCGACGTTCTCCGTCCTGAAAGACCATGTGAAACTGAAAGTCACACAGGACGCCGTGTCTATCGACAATCTTG TCTTCAAGTTACACTACCGGGCAACATTTTTGGCACTACTAGCGGCATCGTTGCTGGTGTGTTCAAGGCAATTTATCGGGGAACATATAAG aTGCATTGCTGACCTGGCGATACCACCGCATGTTATAGACACCTACTGCTTTTTCACATCGACTTTCACGGTG gtGAAACACATGGACTTGGATGCTGTGAACGAGGGAATTTTACCGCATCCTGGAGTTGGTCCCGTCACCGATGAGGATCCAGTCGTCCATCACGCGTACTACCAATGGGTTccttttattctattttttcaagCAATCTTTTTTTACCTACCGCATTACATTTGGAGATCGAAAGAAG GTGGGAGATTGAAGGCTCTCGTAGCTGGACTTAAGTTGACTTCTTTGTCTCTTCGAGACGAAGCGATAACGGTTAACGATACTCTGACCATCCCCTCGCGTCTCGACACTGAGCAAAAGCTGCAGACTATCAGAACTGCATTTCTCAATCGGCTCCACGTGAACCGGCCCTGGGCCTACTACCTGGGTATGTGCGAGGTCCTCAACTTCATCAACGTCCTCGGGCAGATTTACGCCACGGACGTATTTCTCGGCGGTGCATTTCTGGGTCTTGGACACGGCGTAGCCAAGGACAAATTTGACGACGAAATCGACGTGCTGGACATAGTTTTTCCGAAGGTGACAAAGTGCGATTTTCGCAAATACGGTCCATCCGGAACGATTCAGAGGCACGACGCGCTCTGCGTCATGGCGTTGAACGTTGTCaacgagaaaatttatatatttttatggttCTGGCTGGTTATTCTTGCGATAATCACCGGCTTAGGACTTCTGTGGAGAATTCTAACCATGCTACTGCACGCCAG GAGCAAGAAGTTCAACCAAATGGTATTCACGATGGCCTGTCCCGGGCGAAACAATCCCTGGAACGTGCTCACGGTCACTCGTGAGTACAACTTCAGCGACTGGCTCTTCCTCTACTACATTGCGAAAAATATTGACAACCACGTGTTCAAGGGGCTCTTTGAAAAGCTGGCCGAAGATCTTCAAGAGCGACGGGGCGAGGGGTACGAAAAACCCCTGCCGCCTATCCCGGAGGAGGACAAGGAAGAGGGCCAGCTACTGCCCACTTACGAGTACCAGCGGAAACAGGCTTAA